A stretch of the Rhizobium sullae genome encodes the following:
- a CDS encoding carnitinyl-CoA dehydratase yields MQDPIRTRRDSGILEVIIDRPKANAIDLATSRDMGLIFRNFRDDPKLRVAIVSGAGEKFFSAGWDLKAAAAGDAVDGDYGVGGFGGLQELRDLNKPVICAVNGICCGGGLEIALSADLIIAAKHATFALPEIRSGTVADAASIKLPKRIPYHIAMDMLLTGRWLDVTEAHRWGFVNEIVTADRLMERAWELARLLDSGPPLVYAAIKEIVREAEGMTFQTAMNKITKRQFATVDALYSSEDQLEGARAFGEKRSPIWKGR; encoded by the coding sequence TTGCAAGACCCCATTCGCACCAGACGCGACAGCGGTATCCTCGAGGTCATCATTGACCGGCCGAAGGCGAACGCCATCGACCTTGCGACCAGCCGCGACATGGGCCTGATTTTCCGCAATTTCCGCGACGACCCTAAGTTGCGTGTCGCCATCGTGTCGGGTGCTGGCGAGAAATTCTTCTCGGCCGGATGGGATCTGAAGGCTGCGGCAGCCGGCGATGCGGTCGATGGCGATTATGGCGTCGGCGGGTTCGGCGGCTTGCAGGAACTGCGTGACCTCAACAAGCCCGTCATCTGCGCTGTCAACGGCATCTGTTGCGGTGGTGGTCTGGAGATTGCCCTTTCCGCCGATCTGATCATCGCCGCCAAGCACGCAACCTTTGCACTTCCGGAAATTCGCTCGGGAACGGTCGCAGACGCTGCTTCGATCAAGCTGCCGAAGCGCATCCCCTACCATATCGCGATGGACATGCTTCTGACTGGCCGATGGCTTGACGTTACGGAGGCGCATCGCTGGGGTTTCGTCAATGAAATTGTCACTGCGGACAGGCTGATGGAGCGGGCATGGGAACTGGCCCGCCTTCTCGATAGCGGTCCGCCGCTCGTCTATGCAGCCATCAAGGAGATCGTGCGCGAAGCCGAAGGAATGACATTTCAGACTGCCATGAACAAGATCACCAAAAGGCAGTTTGCAACGGTCGATGCCCTTTATTCGAGCGAGGACCAGTTGGAAGGCGCACGGGCTTTCGGGGAGAAGCGAAGCCCAATCTGGAAAGGAAGGTGA
- a CDS encoding ABC transporter substrate-binding protein codes for MNDYTKYLASRVSAGGLSRREFMGRAMAAGVTLALADQLFTESATAAEPKRGGHLKLGLEGGAATDSKDPAKFLSQFMFCVGRCWGDMLVESDPLTGAAVPALAESWEASNDAVTWTFKIRKGVKFHNGKDLTIDDVVATLKRHTDSKSESGALGVVKSIKEIKADGSDLVLTLAEGNADMPLLLTDYHLVIQPNGGNDDPLASIGTGPYKLASFEAGVRATFEKNKDDWRSDRGYVDSIEIIGMNDATARIAALSSGQVHYINRVDPKTVDLLKRAPNVEILSTSGRGHYVFIMHGNTAPFDNNDLRMALKYAMDRETMVKKILGGYGKVGNDFPINSTYALFPEGIEQRAYDPDKAAFHYKKSGHSGSVLLRTSEVAFPGAVDAAVLYQESCKKAGINIEVKREPGDGYWTNVWNVQPFSTSYWGGRPTQDQMYSTAYISTADWNDTRFLRPDFDKILLEARSQLDEAKRKEMYRSMAMMVRDEGGVILPMFNDFVNASTKQVKGYVHDIGNDMSNGYVATRVWLDA; via the coding sequence ATGAACGACTACACGAAATATCTGGCAAGCCGCGTGAGTGCGGGCGGTCTCAGCCGCCGCGAGTTCATGGGACGCGCAATGGCGGCGGGCGTTACGCTGGCGCTTGCAGACCAGCTCTTCACCGAAAGCGCAACGGCAGCCGAACCAAAGCGCGGCGGTCACCTGAAACTCGGTCTCGAGGGCGGCGCAGCCACCGATTCCAAGGACCCGGCAAAGTTCCTGTCACAATTCATGTTCTGCGTCGGCCGTTGCTGGGGCGACATGCTGGTCGAATCCGACCCGCTGACCGGCGCTGCCGTTCCGGCGCTAGCCGAATCCTGGGAAGCGTCTAACGATGCCGTCACGTGGACCTTCAAAATCCGCAAGGGTGTCAAGTTCCACAACGGTAAGGACCTGACGATCGACGATGTCGTTGCGACACTGAAGCGCCATACCGACAGCAAATCGGAGTCAGGCGCTCTTGGTGTTGTCAAGTCGATCAAGGAGATCAAGGCCGACGGCAGCGACCTCGTCCTGACGCTGGCCGAAGGCAACGCCGACATGCCGTTGCTCCTGACCGACTACCACCTCGTCATTCAGCCGAACGGCGGCAATGACGACCCGCTCGCCTCTATCGGCACCGGTCCCTACAAGCTTGCGAGTTTCGAAGCCGGCGTACGTGCGACCTTCGAAAAGAACAAGGACGACTGGCGCAGCGATCGTGGTTATGTCGACTCGATCGAAATCATCGGCATGAACGATGCGACGGCACGTATTGCAGCGCTTTCGTCAGGTCAGGTGCACTACATCAACCGCGTCGATCCGAAGACTGTGGACCTGTTGAAGCGTGCGCCGAATGTCGAAATCCTGTCGACGTCCGGCCGCGGCCATTACGTCTTCATCATGCATGGCAACACTGCGCCCTTCGACAACAACGATCTGCGCATGGCGCTGAAATACGCCATGGACCGCGAGACGATGGTCAAGAAGATTCTTGGCGGTTACGGCAAGGTCGGCAATGACTTCCCGATCAACAGCACATATGCGCTTTTCCCCGAGGGCATCGAACAGCGCGCCTATGATCCGGACAAGGCGGCCTTCCACTACAAGAAATCAGGTCATAGCGGCTCAGTCCTGCTGCGTACCTCCGAGGTCGCCTTCCCGGGTGCCGTCGATGCCGCCGTCCTCTATCAGGAAAGCTGCAAGAAGGCTGGGATCAATATCGAGGTCAAGCGTGAGCCAGGCGACGGCTATTGGACAAACGTCTGGAACGTGCAGCCCTTCTCGACGTCCTATTGGGGCGGCCGTCCGACGCAGGACCAGATGTACTCCACGGCCTATATCTCGACGGCCGACTGGAACGACACCCGCTTCCTGCGCCCGGACTTCGACAAGATCCTGCTCGAAGCCCGTTCGCAACTCGACGAAGCAAAGCGCAAGGAGATGTATCGCAGCATGGCAATGATGGTCCGTGATGAAGGCGGCGTCATCCTGCCTATGTTCAACGACTTCGTGAACGCTTCCACCAAGCAGGTGAAGGGCTACGTTCACGATATCGGCAACGACATGTCGAACGGCTACGTCGCGACCCGCGTCTGGCTGGACGCCTGA